One segment of Desulfobacterales bacterium DNA contains the following:
- a CDS encoding rhomboid family intramembrane serine protease: MIPLRDTLRSQNYPVVTSSIIVINVLVFFLEMARGQDLDWFLYIYGLVPARYAIPHVAAYFTTGQQLFALFSFMFLHGGFWHLLGNMWSLYIFGDNIEDRLGPLRYLLFYLLCGLTSGLTHLLFNLSSNVPTIGASGAIAGVMGAYFILYPRAKILTLIPIIFIPYFLEIPAFFFLGIWLFFQLLNAAGSNGAGGIAWWAHIGGFIFGIIFLKFLDRMPTTGISAKIRSATVKRNSHRLQVIRPIIRTDDAHLYGTIQISPSEAEAGTQKLVNIPWGFHNRLFRVVVPPGTQAGSKLRLQGLGKQMAAGHDKGDLFLTVVIQS, translated from the coding sequence ATGATCCCGCTGCGTGACACCCTTCGTTCGCAGAACTACCCCGTTGTTACCAGCAGCATCATTGTCATTAATGTGCTGGTGTTTTTTTTAGAAATGGCCCGGGGCCAGGATCTGGATTGGTTCCTTTATATTTACGGCCTGGTGCCGGCGCGCTACGCCATCCCCCATGTTGCCGCCTACTTCACAACGGGCCAGCAATTGTTTGCCCTCTTTTCTTTCATGTTTCTGCATGGCGGTTTTTGGCACTTGCTCGGCAATATGTGGTCGCTCTATATTTTCGGTGATAATATCGAAGATCGACTGGGTCCCCTTCGCTATCTGCTGTTTTACCTGTTGTGCGGACTGACATCCGGTCTGACCCATCTTTTGTTCAATTTAAGCTCAAATGTGCCCACCATCGGCGCCAGCGGCGCCATCGCCGGCGTTATGGGGGCCTATTTTATCCTGTACCCCCGGGCAAAAATCTTAACACTGATCCCCATCATTTTTATACCCTATTTTTTAGAGATCCCGGCATTTTTCTTTCTGGGCATCTGGTTGTTTTTTCAATTGCTCAATGCAGCCGGAAGCAATGGCGCCGGCGGAATCGCCTGGTGGGCGCATATCGGCGGGTTTATTTTCGGCATTATTTTCCTGAAGTTCCTGGATCGAATGCCGACAACCGGTATTAGCGCAAAAATTCGCAGCGCAACCGTCAAGCGCAACAGCCACCGCCTTCAAGTCATTCGCCCCATTATCCGCACCGACGATGCGCATCTATATGGCACGATTCAGATCTCCCCTTCCGAAGCCGAGGCCGGCACGCAAAAACTGGTCAATATCCCCTGGGGATTCCACAATCGGCTCTTCCGGGTAGTAGTCCCCCCCGGCACTCAAGCAGGGAGCAAATTGAGACTCCAGGGCCTGGGCAAACAGATGGCCGCCGGCCATGACAAAGGGGATTTATTTCTGACTGTTGTCATACAGTCATAG
- a CDS encoding phosphatidylglycerol lysyltransferase domain-containing protein, which produces MVLKPITPADYPQLKRFFRRQAYRLCEYSLSLILVWSNTEYKPYGAVDGESLIIGAEFATQKENRHLILPISPVKVHTPEELSDLAEKFGFESFWFVPEDYIKAYGKKRINSSFNVIGQKDFNDYVYRTDDLVALKGNKYAKKRNLIHQFERKYLSNGHVKIEPITPRTVPECTDFLEEWCEQNHCDEEDDLNLACEKQATINALENIDGLGVKGLLLRLDGKVSAFGIASQLTANMGVLHFEKADATIKGLYQYFDNQCARELLSQYEYINKESDMNIPGLAKAKKSYHPAMIIKSYILTLK; this is translated from the coding sequence ATGGTGCTTAAACCGATAACACCCGCGGATTATCCCCAATTAAAACGTTTTTTTAGACGGCAGGCATATCGATTGTGTGAATATTCGCTGTCGTTGATACTTGTCTGGAGCAACACAGAATACAAACCGTACGGCGCTGTTGACGGCGAATCTCTGATTATCGGAGCTGAGTTTGCTACTCAGAAAGAAAACCGGCATCTCATTCTGCCGATATCTCCGGTAAAAGTACATACGCCCGAGGAACTCAGCGATCTCGCCGAGAAATTCGGCTTTGAGTCGTTCTGGTTTGTGCCCGAGGATTATATTAAAGCCTACGGAAAAAAACGGATCAACTCCTCTTTTAATGTCATCGGGCAAAAAGATTTTAATGATTATGTTTACCGGACCGATGATTTAGTCGCCTTAAAAGGCAACAAGTATGCCAAAAAAAGAAATCTCATTCATCAGTTTGAAAGGAAATATCTGTCCAATGGCCATGTAAAAATCGAACCGATCACGCCCCGGACGGTGCCCGAGTGCACTGATTTTCTGGAAGAATGGTGTGAGCAGAACCACTGTGATGAGGAAGACGATCTGAATCTGGCCTGTGAGAAGCAGGCGACGATCAATGCGCTTGAAAATATTGATGGGCTGGGAGTCAAAGGACTTCTGCTGCGCCTGGACGGCAAAGTCAGCGCCTTTGGGATAGCTTCGCAGTTGACCGCCAACATGGGGGTGCTGCATTTTGAAAAGGCCGATGCGACCATCAAGGGGCTTTATCAGTATTTTGACAACCAATGCGCCAGGGAATTGCTAAGCCAATATGAATATATCAACAAGGAAAGCGACATGAACATCCCCGGCCTTGCCAAAGCCAAAAAATCCTATCATCCCGCCATGATAATCAAATCTTACATTTTGACGCTCAAATAA
- a CDS encoding GNAT family N-acetyltransferase, whose protein sequence is MLTFTFLASSTPEQIQQIIALYRMEGWWTDAPDDPDLVARIIAGSHCFMIVTSGSEIIGMGRAMSDGASDAYIQDVTVKKNYRDRGIGTRIIEKLVERLHRDGLGWVGLIAEKNSYQFYERLGFKKMPNSVPMLKKDHGA, encoded by the coding sequence ATGCTGACTTTTACCTTCCTGGCTTCTTCGACCCCCGAGCAGATTCAACAAATAATAGCCCTGTATCGAATGGAGGGGTGGTGGACCGATGCTCCCGATGATCCGGATTTGGTGGCGCGCATCATCGCCGGGAGCCACTGTTTTATGATCGTGACGAGCGGCAGTGAAATTATCGGTATGGGAAGGGCCATGAGTGACGGCGCCAGCGATGCCTATATCCAGGATGTAACTGTCAAAAAAAACTATCGGGACCGGGGAATCGGGACCCGTATCATTGAAAAACTGGTGGAGCGTCTGCACCGGGATGGCCTGGGTTGGGTTGGTTTGATTGCCGAAAAAAATTCTTATCAATTTTATGAGCGGCTGGGTTTTAAAAAAATGCCAAACTCAGTTCCGATGCTGAAAAAGGACCATGGTGCTTAA
- a CDS encoding diguanylate cyclase, which produces MEINVLIVDDDAAIRDSLHEFVSMSNYKSYKATSAEEALELLKKMKINVVITDIMLPGLDGLELTDLIKKSYDTDVIVMTGYSGNYSYEEAINKGASDLVFKPVRYKELLMRLKRVLKEQQLTRERIQMLGKLQKLAITDGLTKLYNSRYFYNQVDLEVDRSNRYHHTLSLLLLDIDHFKVYNDTYGHLEGDKVLVRIGEVIKACLRKMDTAYRYGGEEFTVILPETNGQEAVHVAERIRSSIEKEVFSPDPGQESKITISIGVTEYIAGERISALVERADKAMYISKENGRNRVSALFQ; this is translated from the coding sequence ATGGAAATTAATGTTTTAATTGTGGATGACGATGCGGCCATCAGAGATTCGTTGCATGAATTTGTCTCTATGTCCAACTATAAGTCTTACAAGGCCACCAGTGCTGAAGAAGCGCTGGAATTGCTGAAAAAGATGAAAATAAATGTCGTCATCACTGATATTATGCTGCCGGGGCTGGACGGACTCGAGCTGACCGACCTGATTAAGAAAAGCTATGATACGGATGTCATTGTGATGACGGGGTACAGCGGAAATTACTCCTATGAAGAGGCCATTAATAAAGGCGCCAGCGATTTGGTATTCAAACCGGTCCGTTACAAGGAATTGCTGATGCGTCTGAAACGGGTACTCAAGGAACAGCAGCTGACCCGTGAACGCATCCAGATGCTGGGGAAACTTCAAAAACTCGCGATTACCGACGGCCTGACAAAGCTTTACAATTCGAGGTATTTTTACAATCAGGTCGATCTGGAGGTCGACCGTTCAAACCGCTATCACCATACCCTGTCGCTGTTGCTTTTGGATATTGACCATTTCAAGGTTTACAATGACACCTATGGCCATCTGGAAGGCGACAAGGTACTGGTTCGAATCGGAGAAGTGATTAAGGCCTGCCTCAGAAAGATGGATACCGCCTATCGATACGGCGGCGAAGAGTTTACCGTTATTCTGCCTGAAACCAATGGCCAGGAGGCGGTCCATGTGGCTGAAAGAATTCGCAGCAGTATTGAAAAGGAAGTTTTTTCACCGGATCCCGGTCAAGAGAGTAAAATTACCATCAGCATCGGTGTTACCGAATATATCGCCGGTGAAAGAATCTCCGCCCTGGTTGAAAGGGCGGACAAGGCCATGTATATTTCAAAGGAGAACGGCCGTAACCGGGTTTCAGCCCTTTTTCAATGA
- the lepA gene encoding translation elongation factor 4, producing the protein METIRNFSIIAHIDHGKSTLSDRLIQATGIVSERDFFDQILDNMDIERERGITIKSQTVCLPYTAKDGRTYFLNLIDTPGHVDFSYEVSRALASCEGALLLVDASQGVEAQTLANLYLALDRNLEVIPVINKIDLPSADIEKTLKQIEDDLGLDPQTALSVSAKEGIGVDKILEAIVTLLPAPTGDAEAPLKALIFDSHYDPFRGTIIHCRIFQGTIKPGDTIVFMSNNATYKVEEIGIFQLVRIPQKELSAGQVGYIIAGIKTVSDTRCGDTITHKNRPCDKPMSGFKEAKSVVFSSIYPVASDAYEDLSAALQKLKLNDASLIYEKDSSVALGFGFRCGFLGLLHLEVVQERLEREYDLSLILTAPSVQYQLTMADGSELTIDNPSLYPDPTLIATTREPFIRAAIIIPDRYMGAVMKLCLDRRGINKNYQYLSSNRLEMIFELPLAEIVYDFYDKIKSITQGYGSFDYEISGYRETDLVKLDILINSERVDALSQLVHRDRAVERARHTCERLQEEIPRQMYKIAIQGAIGAKIIARTTVSPFRKDVTAKCYGGDITRKRKLLEKQKKGKKRMKMVGKVMIPQSAFLSVLKTSE; encoded by the coding sequence ATGGAAACTATTCGAAATTTTAGTATTATCGCACATATCGATCACGGCAAGTCAACCTTGTCCGACCGGCTGATTCAGGCCACCGGAATCGTTTCGGAACGCGATTTTTTTGATCAGATCCTGGACAACATGGATATCGAACGCGAGCGGGGCATCACCATAAAGAGCCAAACCGTCTGCCTTCCCTATACGGCCAAAGATGGCCGGACCTATTTTTTAAATCTCATTGACACCCCCGGTCATGTCGATTTTTCCTACGAAGTTTCACGCGCCCTTGCTTCCTGTGAAGGCGCCCTCCTGCTGGTAGATGCCAGCCAGGGAGTCGAAGCCCAGACCCTGGCCAACCTCTATCTGGCGCTCGATCGTAATCTTGAAGTGATCCCCGTCATCAACAAGATCGATCTCCCCTCTGCCGACATCGAAAAAACATTAAAACAGATCGAGGACGATCTGGGTCTGGATCCGCAAACGGCGTTGTCGGTATCAGCAAAAGAAGGCATCGGGGTTGATAAAATCCTGGAAGCCATTGTTACGCTGCTGCCGGCCCCCACCGGCGATGCCGAAGCGCCCTTAAAGGCACTCATATTCGACTCCCATTACGACCCTTTCCGGGGTACCATCATCCATTGTCGGATTTTTCAAGGAACCATAAAACCGGGTGACACCATTGTCTTTATGTCCAATAACGCCACCTACAAGGTTGAAGAGATCGGTATCTTTCAACTCGTCCGGATTCCCCAAAAAGAGCTCTCGGCCGGCCAGGTGGGGTATATCATCGCCGGCATCAAAACCGTCAGCGATACGCGCTGCGGCGACACCATTACGCACAAAAACAGACCCTGCGACAAGCCCATGTCCGGATTTAAAGAGGCCAAGTCGGTGGTATTCTCATCGATTTATCCGGTGGCTTCCGATGCCTACGAAGACCTTTCAGCCGCCCTGCAGAAACTCAAGCTGAATGATGCCTCCCTGATATATGAAAAAGATTCTTCCGTTGCCCTGGGATTCGGTTTCCGCTGTGGATTCCTGGGTTTACTTCATCTGGAAGTCGTTCAGGAAAGGCTTGAACGCGAGTATGACCTGTCCCTGATTCTGACGGCGCCGTCGGTGCAATACCAGCTGACGATGGCCGACGGTTCGGAGCTCACCATCGACAATCCGTCCCTGTATCCCGATCCCACCCTTATCGCCACCACCAGGGAGCCGTTTATCCGGGCCGCCATCATCATCCCGGACCGGTATATGGGCGCCGTCATGAAACTCTGTCTTGACCGCCGGGGGATTAACAAAAATTATCAGTATCTTTCCAGCAATCGCCTGGAGATGATATTCGAACTTCCGCTGGCTGAAATTGTTTACGATTTCTATGATAAAATCAAATCCATTACCCAGGGCTACGGATCTTTTGACTATGAAATCAGCGGGTATCGCGAGACGGATCTTGTCAAACTGGACATTCTCATCAACAGTGAACGCGTCGATGCGCTGTCTCAGCTGGTTCACCGAGACAGAGCGGTGGAGCGGGCGCGCCACACCTGCGAAAGACTTCAGGAGGAAATTCCGCGCCAGATGTATAAAATTGCCATTCAAGGGGCCATTGGCGCAAAAATCATCGCCCGCACGACTGTGTCCCCTTTCCGAAAAGACGTGACCGCCAAATGCTATGGCGGCGATATTACGCGCAAGCGCAAGCTCCTTGAAAAACAAAAAAAAGGAAAAAAACGGATGAAGATGGTGGGAAAAGTCATGATTCCCCAATCGGCCTTTTTATCGGTTTTAAAAACATCGGAATAG